Proteins from one Erysipelothrix larvae genomic window:
- a CDS encoding glycoside hydrolase family 1 protein — protein MTHKPFETLRFPENFWWGTAASAPQTEGESSSHGKSQSTWDRWFELEPEKFSGVGPETTSNVYNCYKEDIQLMKDMHLNSYRTSISWTRLMPDGITVNEEAVQFYRDYFKTLIEHGIEPTINLFHFDMPWWMMEKGGWTNPQITTYFEEYARQCILHFGDLVKHWVTFNEPLVHVECSYISGHHYPAIHDLRKAVVSGYHTILAHAKAIRAMKGVRNDIKVGTVLNLTPVYSGSNQEKDVIASQKAHLLIVRSFLDPMVKGIFPQELIDLLKTHELLIETDVADLDIIKTNTAEFLGVNYYQPMRVQAPQKTARVPMQTLDDLFVPFVWENRRMNPYRGWEIFPEALYDIAMMLKHDYQNIPWYVSENGMGVADEARFKDDAGMIQDDYRIEFIQEHLEVLHRGIQEGSNCFGYHLWTFVDCWSWLNGYTNRYGFISLDLDTQKRTPKKSSVWFKSFIENQSK, from the coding sequence ATGACACATAAACCCTTTGAAACACTGCGCTTTCCTGAAAACTTTTGGTGGGGCACAGCTGCATCAGCCCCTCAAACAGAAGGCGAAAGCTCATCGCATGGTAAATCACAAAGCACATGGGATCGATGGTTTGAGCTTGAACCTGAGAAATTCTCAGGTGTAGGGCCAGAAACTACATCAAATGTATATAACTGTTATAAAGAAGACATTCAATTAATGAAGGACATGCATCTGAATTCATATCGCACGTCCATATCTTGGACAAGACTCATGCCCGATGGTATAACAGTGAACGAAGAAGCCGTTCAATTTTATCGTGATTACTTTAAAACTTTGATTGAACATGGGATAGAACCGACCATCAACCTTTTTCACTTTGATATGCCATGGTGGATGATGGAAAAAGGGGGCTGGACCAATCCACAAATTACCACTTACTTTGAAGAATATGCAAGACAATGCATCCTTCATTTTGGGGATCTGGTAAAACATTGGGTAACCTTTAATGAACCACTTGTACATGTTGAGTGCAGTTATATTTCTGGACACCACTATCCAGCAATTCACGATCTTCGTAAAGCGGTTGTTTCAGGCTATCATACAATTTTAGCCCATGCAAAAGCAATTCGAGCAATGAAAGGTGTACGTAATGATATTAAAGTAGGAACCGTGCTCAATTTAACCCCTGTATACAGTGGTTCAAACCAAGAAAAAGATGTCATCGCAAGTCAAAAAGCACACTTGTTGATTGTTCGTTCATTCTTAGACCCAATGGTCAAAGGAATCTTTCCCCAAGAGCTCATTGACCTGCTTAAGACACATGAACTACTCATTGAGACAGATGTGGCTGATTTGGACATCATTAAAACCAATACAGCAGAATTTCTGGGTGTGAATTATTACCAACCAATGCGTGTTCAAGCACCGCAAAAAACAGCCCGCGTTCCAATGCAAACACTGGATGATTTGTTTGTACCATTTGTTTGGGAAAACCGTCGTATGAATCCTTATCGTGGCTGGGAAATCTTCCCAGAAGCTTTATACGATATCGCAATGATGTTAAAACATGACTATCAAAACATTCCTTGGTATGTATCTGAAAATGGCATGGGGGTCGCAGACGAAGCGCGATTTAAAGATGATGCTGGGATGATCCAAGATGATTACCGCATTGAGTTTATTCAAGAACATCTTGAAGTCCTTCATCGTGGAATCCAAGAAGGATCCAACTGCTTTGGATATCATTTATGGACCTTTGTGGATTGTTGGTCATGGCTTAATGGCTATACAAATCGGTATGGATTTATCAGTCTTGATCTCGATACTCAAAAAAGAACACCCAAAAAAAGCAGTGTTTGGTTTAAATCATTCATTGAAAATCAATCAAAATAA
- a CDS encoding PTS sugar transporter subunit IIC, giving the protein MNSFMDKMGDALLPIANKVGNQRHLLAIRDAFTTIMPLMIIGALVVAINNLPIEAFQNLMNSIFAYTLEDGSHIWKNLGGNVWNGTFGIMSLFMAYLIGDNLGTSYGMNGKTAGATSLASFATIGGMAGVSSSGLFIAIIVALLSVELLKVLSSIDKLKITMPEGVPAGVASSFNSMIPMMLVIVAVGLITTILVRVGIPNVVEVFYENFQKPFMGLSSTLPAALILAVVPTFLWFFGIHGANMIDPVMQLINAPAIEANNAAIAAGKAAENIVNKPFFDSFVNMGGTGATIALLIAMFIIGRKNKKMMTMASLSIGPGIFNINEPLTFGLPIVLNPIYFIPYVFGPVVLAAIAYFATSSGLVPVCTVVTAWVTPPVIGGLLATASWRGGLLAAFNLVVMICIYLPFVYVANKQDMLEIEQEASNN; this is encoded by the coding sequence ATGAATAGTTTTATGGATAAAATGGGAGATGCATTACTTCCAATCGCGAACAAGGTAGGAAATCAAAGACATTTGCTTGCCATAAGAGATGCCTTCACGACCATAATGCCACTGATGATTATCGGAGCGCTCGTTGTAGCAATTAATAATTTACCAATTGAAGCATTCCAAAACCTTATGAATAGCATCTTCGCATATACACTCGAAGATGGGTCTCATATTTGGAAAAATCTTGGCGGAAATGTTTGGAACGGAACCTTTGGAATTATGTCACTCTTTATGGCATATCTAATTGGTGATAACCTAGGCACTTCATATGGAATGAATGGGAAAACAGCGGGTGCTACCTCACTTGCTTCATTCGCAACAATTGGTGGTATGGCTGGTGTAAGTTCAAGTGGTCTATTTATCGCAATTATTGTTGCATTACTTTCTGTTGAATTACTCAAAGTACTCAGCAGTATTGATAAGTTGAAGATTACTATGCCAGAGGGTGTTCCAGCAGGCGTTGCTTCTTCATTTAACAGTATGATACCAATGATGCTTGTTATCGTTGCAGTTGGTCTTATCACAACAATTCTTGTAAGAGTTGGAATTCCAAATGTAGTCGAAGTATTCTATGAAAACTTCCAAAAACCATTCATGGGATTATCTTCAACACTACCTGCTGCATTGATTCTAGCAGTTGTACCAACATTCCTTTGGTTCTTTGGTATTCACGGTGCGAATATGATCGACCCAGTGATGCAATTGATTAATGCTCCAGCAATTGAAGCAAATAACGCCGCAATCGCAGCTGGAAAAGCAGCAGAAAATATTGTAAATAAACCATTCTTTGATTCATTTGTAAATATGGGTGGTACAGGCGCAACAATCGCCTTACTCATCGCAATGTTTATCATTGGACGTAAGAATAAGAAGATGATGACGATGGCAAGTTTAAGTATTGGTCCTGGTATCTTTAATATCAACGAACCCCTTACATTTGGACTTCCAATTGTCTTAAATCCAATTTACTTTATTCCTTATGTATTTGGACCAGTTGTTCTTGCTGCAATTGCATACTTCGCAACATCTTCAGGACTTGTACCTGTATGTACCGTTGTAACTGCTTGGGTAACACCGCCAGTTATCGGTGGGCTACTTGCTACTGCAAGTTGGAGAGGCGGATTACTCGCTGCATTTAACTTAGTTGTGATGATTTGTATCTATCTTCCATTTGTATATGTTGCAAATAAACAAGATATGTTGGAAATCGAACAAGAAGCTTCAAACAATTAA
- a CDS encoding LURP-one-related/scramblase family protein, with translation MKLYIKQKVFTIAEKFEVKNEFGETVFYCEGSFFRIPKKFTIYDKNHEIVGEVEKVMLTLMPRYVIRDSRREVTLRKQFTFLFSAYILDNIDWKLEGNFTAHKYRLLYGNTIIMSIDKHWFTWGDSYELDIRDEDDAILALGIVLAIDRILSDDHNTANSNVSN, from the coding sequence ATGAAGCTATATATAAAGCAAAAGGTGTTTACAATTGCGGAAAAATTTGAAGTGAAAAACGAGTTTGGAGAAACTGTTTTTTACTGTGAGGGAAGTTTCTTTAGAATTCCAAAAAAATTTACAATCTATGATAAGAACCATGAGATTGTTGGGGAAGTTGAAAAGGTTATGTTAACCTTGATGCCACGGTATGTGATTAGAGATAGTCGTCGTGAAGTAACCCTTAGAAAGCAATTTACGTTTTTGTTTAGCGCGTACATTCTTGACAATATTGACTGGAAACTTGAAGGAAACTTCACTGCACATAAGTATCGGCTTTTGTATGGGAATACCATCATCATGTCGATTGATAAACATTGGTTCACTTGGGGTGATAGTTATGAGCTGGATATTCGAGATGAAGACGATGCAATCTTAGCGTTAGGGATTGTTTTGGCGATTGACCGGATTCTATCCGATGATCATAACACAGCAAATTCTAATGTAAGTAATTAA
- a CDS encoding glycoside hydrolase family 1 protein, whose amino-acid sequence MTKFPHNFYWGGATAANQCEGAYNVDGRGAIKYDFLTAGTHEQARSYMYKDKEGNIKRATMFDIIPDDAELILDENEYYPNHEGIDFYHRYKEDIALFAEMGFKMFRMSIAWSRIFPNGDDETPNQKGVDFYRSMFEEMRKHGIEPLVTLHHFDTPYALEVKYGGWTNRALIEHFERYADFVMNEYKDLVTYWLTFNEINNLTMMTAFIENLPAKVAKDAYQSLHHQFVASARVVKRAHLINPENKVGCMICGIVSYPLTCDPKDILENQHKMESVMYYSGDVMVRGAYPHFAQRIWNELGITLDITDQDKQELLEGKVDIYTFSYYMTNCVTTHDDSETAGGNFSFGAKNPYLKYSDWGWSMDADGLRYILTELYARYQVPIIVTENGLGQDDVVEEDGSIHDDYRIDYLRDHFVAMSQALSDGVDLIGYTSWGCIDLVSAGTGEMKKRYGYIYVDRDNQGNGTMDRLKKDSFYWYKKVIASNGEDLV is encoded by the coding sequence ATGACAAAGTTTCCACATAATTTTTATTGGGGTGGTGCAACAGCTGCGAACCAATGCGAAGGTGCATACAATGTTGATGGACGAGGAGCCATAAAATATGATTTCTTGACAGCAGGAACCCATGAACAAGCACGTTCTTATATGTATAAAGACAAAGAAGGAAATATCAAACGCGCAACGATGTTTGATATTATACCAGACGATGCTGAGCTTATTTTAGATGAAAATGAATACTACCCAAATCATGAGGGTATCGATTTCTATCACCGTTATAAAGAAGACATTGCTTTATTTGCGGAAATGGGATTCAAGATGTTCCGTATGTCAATTGCTTGGTCACGCATTTTCCCAAATGGTGATGACGAAACACCAAATCAAAAGGGCGTAGATTTCTATCGTTCTATGTTTGAAGAAATGAGAAAACATGGAATTGAACCACTTGTTACATTGCACCACTTTGATACTCCATATGCACTTGAAGTGAAATATGGTGGATGGACAAATCGTGCACTTATTGAACACTTCGAGCGTTATGCAGACTTTGTGATGAACGAATACAAGGATCTTGTAACGTATTGGTTAACATTTAATGAAATCAATAATCTTACAATGATGACTGCATTCATTGAAAACCTACCTGCAAAAGTAGCAAAAGACGCATATCAATCATTACATCATCAATTTGTCGCAAGCGCACGCGTTGTAAAACGTGCCCATCTAATTAATCCAGAAAACAAAGTAGGATGTATGATTTGTGGTATTGTGTCTTATCCACTAACCTGTGATCCAAAAGATATCTTAGAGAATCAACACAAAATGGAATCAGTAATGTACTATTCTGGAGATGTTATGGTTCGTGGTGCATACCCACATTTTGCACAACGTATCTGGAATGAATTAGGAATTACACTTGATATTACAGATCAAGATAAGCAAGAACTCCTTGAAGGGAAAGTAGATATCTATACCTTCTCATACTATATGACAAATTGTGTTACAACACATGATGATTCAGAAACAGCAGGGGGTAACTTCTCATTTGGCGCAAAAAATCCATACCTTAAATATTCAGACTGGGGTTGGTCAATGGATGCCGATGGATTACGCTATATCCTAACTGAACTTTACGCTCGTTACCAAGTGCCAATTATTGTTACGGAGAATGGTCTTGGACAAGATGACGTTGTGGAAGAAGATGGAAGCATCCATGATGATTACCGTATCGATTATCTACGTGATCACTTTGTCGCAATGTCACAAGCACTCAGTGATGGTGTAGACCTTATTGGTTACACTTCATGGGGCTGTATTGACTTAGTATCTGCTGGTACTGGTGAAATGAAGAAGCGCTATGGTTATATCTATGTAGATCGTGATAATCAAGGTAATGGAACAATGGACCGACTTAAGAAAGATAGTTTCTATTGGTACAAGAAGGTCATTGCTTCAAATGGTGAAGATTTAGTTTAA
- a CDS encoding Cna B-type domain-containing protein, translating into MIKKMLVAFLCLLMIIVGNNYVFAENEETPITGNNVTNDFKIDSINISVAGKKVHNDNGVISVDDFSYNSGTHNLYFDLRWSAIDSNYDNYLSGDYIEFDILTVKGVENAGFKNLSQIRQLTDGNVVFAIGQLKVVKIDDTTSKLVYVITFNENIEGKDNISGGLDGGASYSGIANGETVEYSYGDETLVNVTVDLKPSSETIKGVIKPTDEPKNNKAVSSISTIDYTITWNVDVNNHLGNQFKDYESKYADAKYEDLIIEEVLDSNLSFTSESGSKKIFIDIPFYLYSDKHDENGKIIQYKSWFQYNMFDYFTEITSEGKSVSDVELAVRSQPLSFALITEQDPDNQGKTRERVIMNFGAPGSTGLRYTDLRYDGYVQFVNSLIKSQEYVNGIVEYGTAMGRNDSDVVSGDYEESHTFLEWKEMASIYNQSVDYYTEKNDSNRYIGPYVYNFSLKVVTAVKYKDIDTLNAVKVKNTVIIKGTDKDGDYSAEKDNFWKAYIVAKPTIGDAVIYKANKLYESGTNQEIASHYIKDVHFRVYKASDNTPILFNYSGGKYVYSPQGQLALVKTGMDGSLILNGLATGNYYLVEEASPDGFYQTKSGNEKISFTTSKYDISYITVTNVPRTVVWRKTDADNTQLTLQDAQFALYKCSDNLCQGNMEKVEGFTKTIVNGIEYYAYDGKGTDALISSSDGMVRVTYLDAGAYQVVEEKAPIGYQLSDHKITFILEEDYNNTDVINLGDFLNEKQLVTVSGTKTWVDDNNQEGFRPDAIELILKGNDEVVEGVTPTWTKVSDNVWSYTYENLLKYQNGAEIKYTVEEVPVAGYVMTQKGYDITNTRITSYTEVSGTKTWVDDNNREGFRPNTIELILKANNEVVQGVTPTWTKVSDNLWSYTYENLPQYQNGAEIKYTVEEVPVAGYVMTQKGYDITNTRITSYTEVSGTKTWVDNDNKEGYRPDSIQLILFANNQVVTNIEPTWVKDKNVWTYTFSNLPKYINGEEVIYTVKEVLVDNYQGSQDGFDLVNTLDVRRKTETITPNLPNTGDRPHKDVLPSTGVENDRFGFYILSFGMILLSFSHLSKKKEKADKS; encoded by the coding sequence ATGATTAAAAAGATGCTTGTTGCATTCTTATGTTTGTTGATGATAATCGTGGGTAATAATTATGTGTTTGCTGAAAATGAGGAAACACCAATTACAGGAAATAATGTAACAAATGATTTTAAAATTGATTCTATTAATATTAGTGTTGCAGGGAAAAAAGTTCATAATGATAACGGAGTAATCAGCGTTGATGATTTCAGTTATAATTCTGGAACGCATAATCTATACTTTGATTTACGATGGTCTGCAATTGATTCAAATTACGACAATTATTTATCAGGTGATTATATCGAGTTTGATATTTTAACGGTCAAGGGAGTTGAAAATGCAGGGTTTAAAAATTTATCACAAATCCGCCAATTAACGGATGGTAATGTGGTCTTCGCAATTGGTCAACTGAAGGTTGTTAAAATCGATGATACAACTTCTAAGTTAGTATATGTCATTACATTTAATGAAAATATTGAAGGAAAAGATAATATATCTGGTGGTCTTGATGGAGGTGCATCCTATTCAGGGATTGCAAATGGTGAAACTGTTGAGTACTCATATGGTGATGAAACACTTGTTAACGTAACCGTTGATTTAAAACCTTCTTCAGAGACAATTAAAGGTGTGATTAAACCAACAGATGAACCAAAAAACAATAAAGCAGTAAGTTCTATTAGCACAATTGATTATACTATAACTTGGAATGTTGATGTAAACAATCATCTTGGAAACCAATTTAAAGACTATGAATCAAAATATGCAGATGCAAAGTATGAAGACCTCATAATAGAAGAAGTCCTTGATTCAAATTTATCATTCACAAGTGAATCTGGAAGTAAAAAGATCTTCATTGATATACCATTCTATTTGTATTCAGACAAACATGATGAGAATGGCAAGATTATTCAATATAAAAGCTGGTTTCAATATAACATGTTTGATTATTTCACAGAAATAACCAGTGAAGGAAAATCAGTATCTGATGTTGAACTTGCAGTACGTTCACAGCCATTATCGTTTGCATTAATTACTGAACAAGACCCAGATAACCAAGGAAAGACTCGTGAACGGGTTATCATGAATTTTGGTGCACCAGGTTCAACAGGACTTCGTTACACGGATTTAAGATATGATGGATATGTTCAGTTTGTCAATAGTCTTATCAAATCACAGGAATACGTTAATGGCATTGTTGAATACGGGACAGCTATGGGTCGAAATGATAGCGATGTAGTATCTGGTGATTACGAAGAGAGTCATACCTTTTTAGAATGGAAGGAAATGGCGAGCATTTACAATCAGTCCGTAGACTATTACACTGAAAAGAATGATTCAAACCGATATATTGGTCCATATGTTTATAATTTTTCACTCAAAGTAGTTACAGCTGTTAAGTATAAGGATATCGATACTTTGAATGCAGTGAAAGTAAAAAATACAGTCATCATCAAAGGGACCGATAAAGACGGAGATTATTCTGCTGAAAAAGATAACTTCTGGAAAGCGTACATTGTTGCTAAACCAACAATCGGTGATGCAGTTATTTATAAAGCAAATAAACTATATGAAAGTGGTACAAATCAAGAAATCGCCTCACATTATATTAAAGACGTACATTTCAGAGTATATAAAGCAAGTGATAATACGCCAATTTTATTTAATTATTCAGGTGGGAAATATGTTTATTCTCCACAAGGACAACTTGCATTAGTTAAAACTGGAATGGATGGAAGTCTGATACTCAATGGGCTTGCTACCGGAAACTATTATTTAGTCGAAGAAGCATCACCCGATGGATTTTATCAAACGAAGTCAGGAAATGAAAAAATAAGCTTCACCACATCAAAATATGATATATCATACATCACAGTTACGAATGTTCCAAGAACAGTCGTGTGGAGAAAAACAGATGCAGACAACACTCAATTGACCCTTCAGGATGCTCAGTTTGCACTTTACAAATGCTCCGATAACCTTTGCCAAGGTAACATGGAAAAGGTAGAGGGCTTTACAAAAACAATCGTCAACGGAATAGAATACTATGCATATGATGGTAAAGGCACTGATGCACTTATTTCGAGTAGTGATGGAATGGTTCGTGTTACATATCTTGATGCAGGGGCATATCAAGTTGTTGAAGAAAAAGCACCAATCGGCTATCAATTAAGTGATCATAAAATAACCTTCATTCTTGAAGAAGATTATAATAATACGGATGTAATTAATCTGGGTGATTTCCTCAATGAAAAACAACTTGTTACAGTAAGTGGAACGAAAACATGGGTGGATGATAACAATCAAGAAGGTTTCAGACCGGATGCGATCGAACTCATTTTAAAAGGTAATGATGAAGTAGTTGAAGGGGTTACGCCAACATGGACAAAAGTAAGTGACAACGTTTGGTCATATACATATGAAAACTTATTGAAATATCAAAACGGTGCAGAAATTAAGTACACTGTAGAAGAAGTGCCAGTCGCAGGTTATGTGATGACACAAAAAGGGTATGATATCACAAATACCCGAATCACATCTTACACAGAAGTGAGTGGAACGAAAACATGGGTGGATGATAATAATAGAGAAGGTTTCAGACCCAATACGATCGAACTTATTTTAAAAGCCAACAATGAAGTTGTTCAAGGGGTTACGCCAACATGGACAAAAGTAAGTGACAACCTTTGGTCTTATACTTATGAGAACCTACCACAATATCAAAACGGTGCAGAAATTAAGTATACTGTAGAAGAAGTGCCAGTCGCAGGTTATGTGATGACACAAAAAGGGTATGACATCACCAATACCCGAATCACATCTTACACAGAAGTGAGTGGAACGAAAACATGGGTGGATAATGATAATAAAGAGGGGTACAGACCGGATTCAATTCAGTTAATCTTATTTGCGAATAATCAGGTTGTTACAAATATCGAACCAACATGGGTAAAAGATAAGAATGTATGGACATATACTTTCAGTAACCTTCCAAAATATATCAATGGAGAAGAAGTAATCTATACTGTAAAAGAAGTGCTTGTTGATAACTATCAAGGTAGTCAAGATGGATTTGATTTGGTGAACACACTAGACGTAAGAAGAAAAACAGAGACAATAACACCAAACCTTCCTAATACAGGCGATCGACCTCATAAAGATGTACTTCCAAGTACTGGTGTAGAAAATGATAGATTCGGATTCTATATTTTATCATTTGGAATGATTTTGCTTAGTTTCAGTCATCTTTCAAAGAAGAAAGAAAAAGCAGATAAATCATGA
- a CDS encoding FAD-dependent oxidoreductase — MKVVVIGCTHAGTAAVKSILKEAPGSEVVVFERNDNVSFLSCGIALYIGGVVKNAQELFYSSPEELSSLGATVNMEHDVTHIDHDNKTVTVKDLKTQEVYTETYDKLVLTTGSWPIVPPIPGIETENILLCKNYNQAQEIIARKDAVQKVVIVGGGYIGIELVEAFSESGKDVTLIDGLDRILNKYLDQEFTDVLEADLRSRGVTVALNQTVQEFKSTDGKVSSVVTPQGEYEADLVILCVGFRPNAQLAKDLVDTLPNGAIKVNDYMQTSDKDIYAAGDNVAVHYNPNGDHAYIPLATNAVRMGNLVGKNILENKVKYRGTQGTSGLYLFGFTIGSTGVNVASAANFGLDVDSVVLEDNYRPEFMPTTEKVLMKLVWEKGTNRIVGGQVISKYDITQSANTLSLAVQNKMTVEDLAYVDFFFQPHFDRPWNYLNLLAQAALDKIQSSQ; from the coding sequence ATGAAAGTTGTAGTTATTGGATGTACACATGCTGGTACTGCTGCAGTAAAATCAATTTTAAAAGAAGCACCAGGAAGTGAAGTTGTTGTATTTGAACGCAATGATAATGTGTCATTTTTATCATGCGGTATCGCACTTTATATCGGTGGTGTTGTGAAAAATGCCCAAGAGTTATTTTACTCAAGCCCTGAAGAATTATCTTCATTGGGAGCAACTGTGAATATGGAACATGATGTTACACATATTGATCACGACAACAAAACCGTTACTGTTAAAGATTTAAAAACACAAGAAGTTTATACTGAAACATATGATAAGCTCGTCCTTACTACGGGATCATGGCCAATTGTTCCACCAATTCCAGGAATTGAAACAGAAAACATTCTGTTATGTAAGAACTACAATCAAGCTCAAGAAATTATCGCACGCAAAGACGCAGTTCAAAAGGTTGTCATTGTAGGTGGTGGATACATTGGGATTGAACTTGTTGAAGCATTCAGTGAATCTGGAAAAGATGTTACCTTGATTGATGGATTGGATCGTATTTTAAATAAATACCTTGATCAAGAATTCACCGATGTCCTTGAAGCTGATTTACGTAGTCGTGGTGTAACCGTTGCATTAAATCAAACCGTACAAGAATTCAAGAGCACTGATGGTAAAGTTTCGTCCGTAGTGACACCACAAGGCGAATATGAAGCTGACCTTGTAATCTTATGTGTTGGCTTTAGACCTAATGCTCAACTTGCGAAAGACCTTGTAGATACGCTCCCTAATGGTGCAATCAAAGTGAATGACTACATGCAAACCTCAGATAAAGATATTTATGCTGCAGGTGATAATGTTGCAGTTCACTATAATCCAAATGGTGATCATGCTTATATTCCACTTGCAACAAATGCGGTTCGTATGGGTAACTTAGTGGGTAAGAATATCTTAGAAAACAAAGTAAAATACCGTGGAACTCAAGGAACTTCAGGACTATACCTCTTTGGATTCACCATTGGATCAACAGGTGTAAACGTAGCTTCCGCTGCAAACTTTGGCTTAGATGTAGACAGTGTTGTTCTTGAAGATAACTACCGTCCAGAATTCATGCCAACAACTGAAAAAGTACTGATGAAACTTGTTTGGGAAAAAGGAACCAATCGTATTGTCGGTGGTCAAGTGATTTCTAAATATGACATCACTCAATCCGCAAATACCTTATCACTTGCAGTGCAAAACAAAATGACCGTTGAAGACCTCGCTTATGTAGACTTCTTCTTCCAACCACATTTTGACCGTCCTTGGAATTATCTAAACCTGCTCGCACAAGCAGCATTGGATAAGATTCAATCAAGTCAATAA
- a CDS encoding methyltransferase family protein, with translation MVGLLLIAPLFVIRYGVLGHISKDAIHRAAHIAPPKDNERFAHLMNQFSVVFFCIAAWFMSLKKSVFFYPGIIIYSIGIILYLCATIAFAKPNKKGINQTGIYAYSRNPMYGSQFLVMLGCGLITHSIILITLTLLFQISGHWVILAEERWCLEQFGFDYQEYMQKTRRTI, from the coding sequence ATGGTTGGACTATTGCTCATTGCACCACTATTTGTAATACGTTATGGTGTGTTGGGACACATCAGTAAAGACGCAATCCATCGTGCAGCTCACATCGCACCACCAAAAGACAATGAACGATTCGCACATCTGATGAATCAGTTTTCCGTTGTCTTTTTTTGTATCGCAGCATGGTTTATGTCCCTAAAGAAAAGCGTGTTTTTTTACCCAGGAATCATCATTTACAGTATTGGAATTATCCTGTATCTGTGTGCCACAATAGCCTTTGCGAAGCCCAATAAAAAGGGAATCAATCAAACAGGGATTTATGCTTATTCAAGAAATCCCATGTATGGCTCCCAATTTTTAGTCATGCTAGGGTGTGGCCTGATAACACACTCAATTATTCTCATCACACTTACACTTCTCTTTCAAATTTCAGGACATTGGGTAATCCTAGCTGAAGAGCGATGGTGTCTTGAACAATTTGGCTTTGACTACCAAGAATACATGCAAAAAACACGGCGAACGATTTGA
- a CDS encoding metallophosphoesterase family protein: MIEVIIVSDNHGLTTPLELVKLKHPHADGFIHCGDSELSPQYLSGYYACTGNNDYYYQYPEYVIAEIKGIKFYITHGHQFYTNNRIEGLTKKAVNHHCMFACYGHTHVYNVEENNGVTLINPGSMRYNRDGTKPCYAQVLIDHDKITVNRCLVSDL; the protein is encoded by the coding sequence ATGATTGAAGTTATAATTGTCAGTGATAATCACGGGCTTACAACGCCCTTAGAACTTGTGAAACTCAAGCACCCTCATGCTGATGGATTCATACACTGTGGGGATAGTGAACTCAGCCCACAATATCTCAGTGGATATTATGCATGCACTGGAAACAATGATTACTATTATCAATATCCAGAGTATGTGATTGCGGAAATCAAGGGCATTAAGTTTTACATTACCCATGGTCATCAATTTTACACCAATAATCGCATTGAAGGTCTTACCAAAAAAGCAGTAAATCATCACTGTATGTTTGCATGCTACGGACATACTCATGTCTATAATGTTGAAGAAAACAATGGTGTGACCCTGATTAATCCAGGTTCCATGCGATACAATCGCGATGGCACAAAACCTTGCTATGCTCAAGTGCTCATCGACCATGATAAAATCACCGTTAACCGCTGCCTTGTCAGTGACCTTTAA